Genomic window (Candidatus Amarolinea dominans):
AGGAAATTCCTGTATGCTCAGCATTTGGGACGCCGAATTCCAGTCCGTGCATATCGCTCTATAGTTGTAAACCGGCGGAGATCATCTGTCCATACGATGTTGGGCGGGAGGGCAACAATCCGCTTTTTGCGCCCCACCGGGGGATTAGGTGAAATGGTTTCCGCATAATAACAAGTTGAACTAAGCGCTTTGCGCAGGTAGTCATCCCGACGTTTCGTGCGCAAAGGGTTTCCATATTCTCCTCGCCAGTTTTTGCTTCTGCGAACGATCTCCATTTTCATCTTCGTGTAAATGAGCTATGCTTTCTGTGCGGGTAACAGCCCGTAAACAAGCACAGGAGGGATGGCGATGGGTGAGTTACGCCAACGGATGTTGGAAGAGATGCAGTTGCGCGGCATGTCGGTGCGGACGCAGGAGACGTACCTGCATGCGGTGACGCAGCTGGTGCGGCGCGTGGGTAAGGCGCCGGATCAGATTACGGTGGAGGAGTTACGGTCGTATTTTCTGTACCTGACGAACGAGAAGAAGGCCGCGCGCGCCAGCGTGACGATTGCGCTGTGCGGGATCAAGTTCTTGTATGAGCAAGTGCTGCACCAGGCGTGGCAGCGGTTTGGGTTAGTGCGGCCGCAGAAAGAGCACAAGCTGCCAGTGGTGTTGAGTGTGGAGGAGGTGCGGCGGGCACTGGCGGTGGTGGAGCGGGCGCCTTATCGAGTCTACTTAAGCACGCTGTACGCCTGTGGGTTGCGGTTGCAGGAGGGACTGCACCTGCAAGTTAGGGATATTGACAGCGGTCGTATGCAAGTTCACGTGCGGGGCGGCAAAGGGAGCAAGGATCGGTATGTGCCGCTGCCGGAACGCACGTTGGCGATGCTGCGCCAGCACTGGTTGACGCACCGCGATCCAGTTTGGCTGTTTCCGGCGCGTGGCGGGTACATTCTTGGCGAGAGCGCGGCGCGGCAACCGTTGTGTGATAGTACGGTGCAGCGGGCGTGGCAGACTGCGATGAAGGCAAGTGGACTGCACAAGCATGCCACGGTGCATACGCTGCGCCATTCATGGGCGACGCATCTGCTGGAGGAAGGTGTGAGCCTGCGCCTGATCCAGATCTGGCTGGGCCACAGTTCGCTTAAGACCACGGCCATCTACACCCATCTGACGACGAAAACTGAAATCGCGGCCACGACTGTCATCAACCACTTAATGGCCGATTTGCCATGAGCGAACTGGCCGACATCTTTCGTCAGTTCGGCCCCGCCTACCGAGACAAATACAGCCAGCACATGTTGCCCAGCCACTTGGCGGTGATGCGGGCGATTGAGGCGTGCCGGACGGAGGCGTTGGGCGGGCAGGTGTACCATTGTGCTACGTGCGATGAGACATGGTACTGCTATCACTCGTGCAAGAATCGTCATTGCCCCAAGTGCCAGCAACAGGCGGGCCAGGTTTGGTTGGAACAACAACAGAGCCTGCTCCTACCTGTGCCCTACTTCCTGGTGACCTTCACGTTGCCGGCATCGCTGCGGGACCTGGCGCGGCGCAAGCAGGAGTTGGTGTACAACCTGTTCTTTCGAGCCTCGGCCGCAGCTTTGCAGGAACTGGCCGCCGATCCGCGCTTTGTGGGCGGGCAGATTGGTTGCATGGGGGTGCTGCAAACCTGGACACGCGATTTGCGCTATCATCCTCACATCCACTACTTGGTGCCAGGCGGTGGATTGGCTGCGGATGGGCAACGCTGGCTGGCATCAGATCGGAAGTTCCTGGTACGGGTAGAACCGCTGGGTCGTCTGTTTCGGGGCAAGATGCGAGCCGGGCTACGCAAGGCTGGTCTGCTTGACCAGGTTCCGCCGGCGGCTTGGCGCCAAGACTGGGTGGTGGACTGCCGTTCGGTGGGGCGAGGGCAGACGGCGCTCAAGTATCTGGCGCCGTACATCTTTCGTGTTGCGCTGAGCAATAAGCGCATTGTCAAAGTGGAGGATGGCAAGGTCACGTTCACTTATCGGGAAGGTGACACAGGGCGCCGGCGCATCAGTACCGTGACGGCTGAGGAGTTCATTCGACGTTTTCTGCAGCACGTTCTGCCCAAGGGTTTCGTGAAAGTGCGCTACTACGGTCTCCTGGCGCCAGGGAATCGCCATCGGTTGCGGCAGGTGCAGGCGTTGTTGGAGGCGCAGGCTCAGCCAGGGTTGTCGTCAGCGACTTCAGAACAGAGTGCGGAGCAGATCGCCCAAGACCACACCGTGCTTTGTCCACGCTGCGGTCAACCCATGCAGGTTGTGCAGAGCATCCGTCCAACCGCCCAGCGACCGGCCATGCCCGTGCCAGCAAGCGCCAGGCCCGCGCAGAGCTCCTCACCCTAACCGTACAACAGCGCCTGGTTGCGCAAACGCAGCGTTGACGAATATGGCGACCTGTCTGTGCGAGCGCCTGCGCTGGTGCATCTTGTTCGACGCGCCCATCAGGCGCACCTATGCGCTCGCCGAGGCCGACACCTAGACTGCTGGTGCTCGCAACCGGCCCTGCCGGATTGTCAAAGTTGCCAAGAAAGGGGCTTGATATTTCTCTCGCTGTGGTGTAGAATCGTGTCAGGCGTGTTTGCCGCTTCGTTGTGCATCGGGTAGGCACGCAAGTCGGCTCTCAAATTCCATATCCCACGTTTTCCGGACGGCTCAGTTCAACTCAGGTTATGCGGCGGCTCAACCGTTACGGAAAGCGCGATGCTGTCTTATTGGCCACCGCATAACCCATATTCCGTTTTTAGCCCGCCCCGTAAAAATTAGGTGTTTCGCTTGAGTTGAAAACTGGAACTCACCGCACTACTGACTCGAAGCATTAGATTACTTTTAAAAAGGCTAGATATGAATACAAAAACATTGATGACGGTAAGTAGTTTTATTCTTGGGTTGGCAGGCATATTTGCATTATTCGTCCCATATGAATTATTAGGGGCGTTGAACTTGCAGTTGACAAATCCTTTGCCTGTCATAATACAAATTCTAGGGGCGCTCTATTTATCTTTCGCACTTACCAATTGGATCGCAAAAGACAGTATCATCGGTGGGGTTTATGCTAGACCGACTTCCATGGGGAATTTTGCCCACTTCACTATAGGAACGCTTGCTCTCGCAAAGTTTCTATTCACTGACGGAGTTAATATACCCCTCTTCATCGGGCTGATTGTGTATGCTGTCTTCGCAATTATTTTTGGATGGCTTGCTTTTGTGTATAGCGGCATAGCAAGAAAGCACGAAGTTCAAGAGTAGTTTCTTGTTCGTCATTTTGTTTGTTTGCATTAGGGTTGTTGGTGTAGCTTTGCTTTTACATTGAACCTCGAAAAAAGTGCGGGCTAACAAAGCGTGCACCCGACGTGTGGGATTCTGCGGCATTTTCGAGCATTTTTCTGGCTTCGAGTTTTTCCTGCTCCCAAGCAGAGTCCACGCCCGCCCACACGCAGGTAACGCAAACCGTTAGGCCGCTAATCATGCACATGACTCGTCGCGACTTCATTGCAACAGCTGGGGCGTCCGCGGTGGCTGCTGCGGTCATTCCCGGTTGTGCTTCACTGAAAGGAACAACAGACATGTACGGTTTGATCGGAAAGATGAAAGTTGTGCCAGGGCAACGCGACGCGTTGATCTCCATCCTCATTGAGGGTGTCAGCGGCATGCCGGGGTGCCTTAGCTACATAGTCGCGCAGGACCCGGCTGATCCTGATGCCATCTGGGTGACTGAGGTGTGGGACAGTCAAGAACGTCATCAGGCTTCTTTGTCACTGCCTTCAGTTGAACAAGCCATCTTACGCGGCAAACCGCTCATTACAGGCTTCGGCGAACGATTCGAGACAAAGCCTATTGGTGGCCACGGGCTTGGTGCTCGGGGCGCGGCCTAACAACAGCATGCAGCGGACGGCGCTTTGCGCCGCCGCTGATGCTGGACGTTAGGCACCAGTTATTTTAGCAATTGAAAAAGGAGATTTGAAAATGGCAGAGGTAGTATTGTT
Coding sequences:
- a CDS encoding site-specific integrase; protein product: MGELRQRMLEEMQLRGMSVRTQETYLHAVTQLVRRVGKAPDQITVEELRSYFLYLTNEKKAARASVTIALCGIKFLYEQVLHQAWQRFGLVRPQKEHKLPVVLSVEEVRRALAVVERAPYRVYLSTLYACGLRLQEGLHLQVRDIDSGRMQVHVRGGKGSKDRYVPLPERTLAMLRQHWLTHRDPVWLFPARGGYILGESAARQPLCDSTVQRAWQTAMKASGLHKHATVHTLRHSWATHLLEEGVSLRLIQIWLGHSSLKTTAIYTHLTTKTEIAATTVINHLMADLP
- a CDS encoding IS91 family transposase; this encodes MSELADIFRQFGPAYRDKYSQHMLPSHLAVMRAIEACRTEALGGQVYHCATCDETWYCYHSCKNRHCPKCQQQAGQVWLEQQQSLLLPVPYFLVTFTLPASLRDLARRKQELVYNLFFRASAAALQELAADPRFVGGQIGCMGVLQTWTRDLRYHPHIHYLVPGGGLAADGQRWLASDRKFLVRVEPLGRLFRGKMRAGLRKAGLLDQVPPAAWRQDWVVDCRSVGRGQTALKYLAPYIFRVALSNKRIVKVEDGKVTFTYREGDTGRRRISTVTAEEFIRRFLQHVLPKGFVKVRYYGLLAPGNRHRLRQVQALLEAQAQPGLSSATSEQSAEQIAQDHTVLCPRCGQPMQVVQSIRPTAQRPAMPVPASARPAQSSSP
- a CDS encoding antibiotic biosynthesis monooxygenase, with protein sequence MHMTRRDFIATAGASAVAAAVIPGCASLKGTTDMYGLIGKMKVVPGQRDALISILIEGVSGMPGCLSYIVAQDPADPDAIWVTEVWDSQERHQASLSLPSVEQAILRGKPLITGFGERFETKPIGGHGLGARGAA